A single uncultured Cohaesibacter sp. DNA region contains:
- the rsxA gene encoding electron transport complex subunit RsxA, with product MDTMLLILLETALVNNVVLVKFLGLCPFMGVSNKLSAALGMGFATTFVLTIAATAGWLLEKMVLEPLGLEYLRILTLILVIASVVQFTEMAIRKLSPLLHQGLGIFLPLITTNCAVLGVALLNIQEDHNLIESMLFGFGSAVGFSLVLVLFAGLRERLKLAEVPALFAGTPIAFLTAGFLSLSFMGFAGLVSH from the coding sequence ATGGACACCATGTTGCTCATCCTGTTGGAGACAGCCCTCGTCAACAACGTCGTGCTGGTGAAGTTTCTCGGGCTGTGCCCCTTCATGGGCGTGTCCAACAAACTGTCCGCTGCATTGGGGATGGGATTTGCGACCACCTTCGTCCTGACCATTGCGGCGACCGCGGGCTGGCTGCTGGAGAAGATGGTGCTCGAGCCGTTGGGGCTCGAATATTTGCGTATTCTGACACTGATCCTTGTCATCGCCTCGGTGGTGCAGTTCACCGAGATGGCCATCCGCAAACTGTCTCCGCTGCTGCATCAGGGTCTAGGCATCTTCCTGCCGCTGATCACGACCAACTGCGCGGTGCTGGGTGTCGCGCTGCTCAACATTCAGGAAGATCACAATCTCATTGAAAGCATGCTGTTCGGTTTTGGCTCGGCTGTCGGCTTCTCGCTGGTGCTGGTGTTGTTCGCCGGGCTTCGCGAACGGCTCAAGCTTGCCGAAGTGCCCGCCCTGTTCGCCGGAACGCCAATCGCCTTTCTGACCGCCGGGTTCCTGTCCCTGTCCTTCATGGGCTTTGCCGGGCTGGTCTCGCACTGA
- a CDS encoding RnfABCDGE type electron transport complex subunit B, whose protein sequence is MFEAMSALMVLGLALGGCLGLAAHYLKVEGNPIAGEIEGMLPGSNCGQCGFLGCADAANALAENRAPVTLCPPGGKTLASGLADKLGVEADLSNMEDSGPVIAFVFEDLCIGCTKCLKRCPTDAIIGASKQIHGVVDDACTGCKKCADVCPTGAITMRLETPTLQTWHWPKPELPLAS, encoded by the coding sequence ATGTTTGAAGCAATGTCCGCTCTGATGGTTCTGGGGTTGGCGCTCGGAGGCTGCCTTGGACTTGCAGCCCATTATCTCAAGGTTGAGGGAAACCCCATCGCCGGAGAGATCGAGGGCATGCTGCCCGGCTCCAACTGCGGCCAATGCGGCTTTCTGGGCTGTGCGGACGCGGCCAATGCGCTTGCTGAAAACAGGGCCCCCGTTACTCTTTGTCCTCCTGGTGGCAAGACACTGGCGTCAGGGCTTGCCGACAAGCTCGGTGTGGAAGCCGACCTTTCCAATATGGAAGACAGCGGCCCGGTGATTGCCTTTGTTTTCGAGGATCTCTGTATCGGCTGCACCAAATGCCTCAAACGATGCCCGACCGACGCCATTATCGGCGCATCCAAGCAAATTCACGGCGTCGTCGATGACGCCTGCACCGGTTGCAAGAAGTGCGCCGATGTCTGCCCGACTGGCGCCATCACCATGCGCCTAGAAACCCCGACCCTGCAAACGTGGCACTGGCCAAAACCCGAACTGCCGCTCGCAAGTTAA
- the rsxC gene encoding electron transport complex subunit RsxC encodes MKLFKIRGGVHPKGRKELAADKAIEPMPMPSMLRIPLQQHIGAPATAIVDKGDDVKKGQLLAVSRGAVSANIHAPTSGRIIAIGRFVAPHASGLPGPTITLRPDGRDEWGELPPPMDPETASADDIAKRVGECGIVGMGGATFPSAVKLNLRNRHKLHTLVINAAECEPYLTCDDRLMRERTHDVVEGVCLMHRTLGVAKTIFAIETNKPEAAKALREECASRTDIKITVAQVPARYPMGSEKHLVQTLTGKETPARALTADIGVVVHNVATAYAVQQAVVHGRPLISRVMTVSGEMIKRTGNFDVLMGTPISHILEHCGGFEHEPDRLLLGGPMMGQPIHSTRAPIIKGSNGILALGPKEVKAKQQMPCIRCTACVAACPCGLMPFDMAQRIRGEELDSAVDIGLLDCIACGSCAYVCPSNIPLVQYFNYAKGSLTAQQRAAHKQEETKRLIQTHDDRMEKMRLEKQEAMAKMKAEREAKKKQQEQAKIDKARAAVKAANSGDSDKIKVEA; translated from the coding sequence ATGAAACTGTTCAAGATCAGAGGGGGTGTCCACCCCAAGGGACGCAAGGAACTGGCAGCCGACAAGGCCATCGAGCCGATGCCGATGCCGAGCATGTTGCGCATCCCCCTGCAGCAACATATCGGAGCCCCTGCAACCGCAATCGTTGACAAGGGCGACGACGTCAAGAAAGGTCAGCTTCTTGCCGTTTCCCGCGGGGCGGTATCGGCCAACATCCATGCGCCCACCTCCGGGCGGATCATCGCGATCGGCCGTTTTGTCGCGCCCCACGCGTCCGGACTTCCCGGCCCGACGATCACGCTGCGCCCCGACGGCAGGGATGAATGGGGCGAGCTTCCACCACCGATGGATCCGGAAACCGCTAGCGCGGACGACATTGCCAAGCGTGTTGGCGAATGCGGCATCGTGGGTATGGGCGGCGCGACTTTCCCTTCTGCGGTCAAGCTGAACCTGCGCAACCGGCACAAGCTGCACACCCTCGTCATCAATGCCGCCGAGTGCGAGCCCTATCTGACCTGCGACGACCGCCTGATGCGTGAACGCACCCACGATGTGGTCGAAGGGGTCTGTCTCATGCACCGGACCCTTGGTGTGGCGAAAACGATCTTTGCCATTGAAACGAACAAGCCGGAGGCGGCAAAAGCCTTGCGCGAGGAATGCGCCAGCCGCACGGATATCAAGATCACCGTCGCTCAGGTGCCTGCCCGCTACCCCATGGGGTCCGAGAAACATCTGGTGCAGACCCTCACCGGCAAGGAGACCCCTGCCCGCGCCCTCACGGCCGACATCGGCGTGGTGGTCCACAATGTGGCGACCGCCTATGCGGTACAGCAGGCCGTCGTGCATGGCCGTCCGCTGATTTCGCGGGTGATGACCGTCAGTGGCGAGATGATCAAGAGGACCGGCAATTTCGACGTTCTGATGGGGACGCCGATCTCGCATATTCTGGAGCATTGCGGTGGCTTCGAGCATGAGCCGGACCGACTGCTGCTTGGCGGCCCGATGATGGGTCAACCCATTCACAGCACCCGCGCCCCGATCATCAAGGGCAGCAACGGCATTCTCGCGCTCGGTCCCAAGGAAGTGAAGGCCAAGCAGCAGATGCCCTGCATTCGCTGCACGGCCTGTGTCGCAGCCTGCCCCTGCGGGCTGATGCCGTTCGACATGGCCCAGCGCATTCGCGGCGAGGAGCTGGACAGTGCGGTCGACATCGGCCTGCTCGACTGCATCGCCTGCGGCTCCTGCGCCTATGTCTGCCCGTCCAACATCCCGCTTGTACAATATTTCAACTATGCCAAGGGCAGCCTGACCGCTCAGCAAAGAGCGGCTCACAAGCAGGAAGAAACCAAGCGCCTCATTCAGACCCATGATGACCGGATGGAAAAGATGCGCCTCGAGAAGCAGGAGGCGATGGCCAAGATGAAGGCTGAGCGGGAAGCCAAGAAGAAACAGCAGGAGCAAGCCAAGATCGACAAGGCTCGCGCAGCCGTCAAGGCGGCCAACTCCGGCGACAGTGACAAGATAAAGGTAGAAGCATGA
- a CDS encoding RnfABCDGE type electron transport complex subunit D — protein MSELGILSGPYTHSGASVSRTMGLVMVALLPSTLFGFFEFGWPAVFLFLVTVLTALLSEAFCLKLAGKPVGLFLLDGSGLLTGWLLAMTLPPWAPWWVGAIGSIIAITLAKHAFGGLGQNVFNPAMVARTVLLISFPVQMTQFIHPIPLGSVDAPTLLEGLYITFGGHPQIDSLTGASMLGSIKTQLGQGEMLTTILSREFDLREMAVGMTAGSMGETSALLALLGGLFLIATRVITWHTSVAMTAAMVVLASLFYFIDPNRYAGPLVHLVSGTFVFAVFFIATDYVTAPGTALGKLVFGAGVGTLTFIIRTWAAYPEGVAFAILLMNSTVPLIDTYIKTRVYGRTRKGTPIEYDEKDLEKPL, from the coding sequence ATGAGCGAACTTGGCATTCTGAGCGGGCCCTATACGCATTCGGGCGCCAGCGTTTCGCGAACCATGGGATTGGTTATGGTGGCCCTGCTGCCGTCCACCCTGTTCGGCTTTTTCGAGTTCGGCTGGCCTGCCGTCTTTCTGTTCCTCGTGACCGTTCTCACGGCCCTGCTGTCAGAGGCCTTCTGCCTGAAACTGGCGGGCAAGCCGGTCGGCCTGTTTTTGCTTGATGGCTCCGGTCTTCTGACGGGCTGGCTGCTCGCCATGACCCTGCCGCCGTGGGCGCCATGGTGGGTCGGGGCGATTGGCTCGATCATCGCCATCACCCTTGCCAAACATGCCTTTGGTGGGCTTGGTCAGAATGTCTTCAACCCGGCCATGGTCGCACGGACCGTGCTGCTGATATCCTTCCCCGTGCAGATGACCCAGTTCATCCATCCAATCCCGCTCGGCTCTGTCGATGCACCGACCCTGTTGGAAGGGCTTTATATTACCTTTGGTGGCCATCCGCAGATCGACTCGCTCACCGGCGCCTCCATGCTGGGATCGATCAAGACCCAACTCGGTCAGGGTGAGATGCTGACGACGATCCTCTCCCGTGAGTTCGACCTGCGCGAAATGGCGGTCGGCATGACGGCTGGTTCCATGGGCGAGACCTCAGCCCTGCTCGCGCTCCTCGGCGGTCTTTTCCTGATCGCGACGCGAGTGATCACTTGGCACACCTCCGTTGCCATGACCGCTGCCATGGTTGTGCTTGCCAGCCTCTTTTATTTCATCGACCCGAACCGCTACGCGGGCCCGTTGGTTCATCTGGTTTCCGGCACCTTCGTCTTCGCCGTGTTCTTTATTGCCACCGACTATGTCACAGCGCCTGGCACAGCCCTGGGCAAGTTGGTGTTTGGCGCGGGTGTCGGAACTCTCACCTTTATCATCCGGACATGGGCGGCCTATCCCGAAGGGGTAGCCTTTGCGATCCTTCTGATGAATTCGACCGTGCCGCTGATCGACACCTACATCAAGACCCGCGTCTATGGCCGAACCCGCAAAGGAACGCCCATCGAATATGACGAGAAGGATCTGGAGAAACCGTTATGA